The Pseudopipra pipra isolate bDixPip1 chromosome 29, bDixPip1.hap1, whole genome shotgun sequence DNA segment TGCTGTTCCAAACTGGAACAGTGTCAGGGCAAACTGTACCCAGGCTGCTTAATTGTGTTTTGTTCTGGCATCAGAAAAATATGGTCAAtattctttgggaaaaaaagactcCAAGTAATTTTTGGCCCCTGACAACTCGCTGTGCTGAGTTTGTTAATGAAGAGCATCCAGCCAGCTGGCCTGGGCACCTCTAGATTTTGGGCTTGGCCACTTCAAAGTGCCTTGAAAATGGGGTGTGACATGGGGGGGGCTCAAGGCAAATTCCAGAGTCACACTGAGAGCTTTTCCAAAGGATCCCAAAGCAGGGAgtgagctgctgcctgcacccTTTTCAGCAATGCCAGATATTTCTGATCCTCCTGACGCACTCGAGAACCATCTTATCAAGGTAACATCCATTTCATGAATGGCAGTGCCAGAGCAATAAATTACCCAATTCCTTTTAATTACAAGTTGAGAAGAAATTTGTCAGCGTGTTGTGTAACACTGacgcccccggcccggcccagaGCTCCtcaagggctgggcagagggttTCTAGAAAGGCTTGCTGGGAGGTTTGCCACCAGCACGTGGAGATACCTCCCCCAGGGTTGGCCTTTTGGGgccaaaaggcaaaaaaatgggGTTCTTTGTCTATGAGACTCTTTCTGCCCCGTGGTTGtgcccagagccagccctgagctgtgcagggcagccCTTGGGGTCTTGCTGGGGGTTTTGGGTCTCCAGCTGTGTGGGAAGGGGGTGTGGGGGAGAGTTGTCAGCATCTGAAAATCTTTattgtctctttcttttcctttggagcCCAAAGTGGGGCTGTGGCAGTGCCCAAACCCTGTCTGGGCAGGGCAACGTCAGGGCGTTAAACAAGCATGAGGTGTCTTGTACTGTGACACGAAACacagggggaaaggaaaatcatCCACACAAACCCCTCCTGAACCCTGAACTGTAGTGTCTAAAACCCCATTCCAAACTCCAGATTGTAATGGCTCAAAACCCCTCCCAAACTCCAGATTTTGGCTCTGTGCAGTCACAgatgatacagagaaaactgtgCCATGAACAGAGAGTTTAtttcagcacccagagacaaaGCCCAGGAGAGGTCACAGGACTCaccaggggagggggaggagacaTTTTCTTTGGGAATTGCTGGGGACATGCAAAGCTTTCTGAACTGGGCACAGGGTCGAGCACATGCCTGGATCACCTGCAGATGAGGGTCTGATCACTTCATCTTCGAGGACACTTGGTAGATTTGCTGCTGGCACTCCTGGGTGTTTCCATGGCAGGATCCACCACTGCTGCCATGGCATCCAGATCCACTGCTGCCATGGCATCCAGATCCACTGCTGCCATGGCATCCAGATCCACTGCTCCCATGGCAGGATCCACCACTGCTCCTGTGGCATCCAGATCCACCACTGCTGCCATGGCATCCGGATCCACTGCTCCCATGGCAGGATCCACCACTGCTCCTGTGGCATCCAGATCCACTGCTCCCTTGGCATCCGGATCCACTACTCCTGTGGCACCCGGATCCACCACTGCTCCCATGGCATCCAGATCCACCACTGCTGCCATGGCATCCAGATCCACTGCTCCTGTGGCATCCAGATCCACCACTGCTCCCATGGCATCCGGATCCACTGCTCCTGTGGCATCCAGATCCACCACTGCTCCCGTGGCATCCGGATCCGCTGCTCCTGTGACACCCTTCGCTGCTGTGGCAGGAGGATCGTTCCTGCTGGTGGCACTGGTCTTTGTCCTGGCGGGAGCACATCCTTGGAGACCTGCTGGGAAGACTCATCTTTGAGTGAGTGCCACGGCAAAGAACactggaagtgcccaaggccgggttggaaggggcttggagcaacctgggctagtggaaggtgtccctgcccatggcagggggtggaacaagatgattgTTAAGGccctttcccacccaaaccattccatgattctatgattataatCCAGGTGCttgaagaagagagaaaaattagcAGCCCACGTCTGCCCTTGCTGGTCCTCTGGGCAGATCTTTCCCTTCTGTGTTTAGCAAATACATCAGAGAGAAGTTAAAACTCCCAGGGATGAGTGAGAAGGGGTGGACAGAGTCCCGAGGAGTCCTCAGCCATCTGAGCCAGCAAGTTTTATGTTTTCCAACttgctttttgttctttatcTACAGAAATGGATGAAGAAGACAACAAGGCAGAAGGTCTGAGCCAGAGACAGtcacagggatgggacacaggAGGCCAAGAGCTCGGGGTcggggcagggctggtgggCACCAGAGGTGCCAAAGGTTGATGAAGCTGCACTTACCCCGTTCAGCAGGAGCTCAGAGGAGACGGGAGGCCGAGGCGATGAGGAGCGAAGGGGCGCGAGGGCTTTTATAGGGCACCCCGTGTGTTCCCTCCGGAAACCAGATGGGGCCCCACTGGAGGGACTTGCTTGTTCAGCACCCCGAGCACTTTGCTAATTGGGAGTTTTTGCCCTGCTGATTTGACTCATGGTGCTGGGAGCAGATCGATATCCCGCCGTTCCCCTCCTTACTCCAGAAAAATGTTAATTGCCCACCACGCCTGGCTCGGGACGGGCAGGTTTCTGGATGGCCTTGTTGCCTTTGACTGCACAATTTACCTGTTTCTTGGGCTTAATGCAAAGCAGCCACGAGCCCAAACTGGGAAGGGACAAATCTTAGGGGAAGGTGGGATTGTGGGGTGGGCTGGTGGGCTGGGTTGTGAAGGGAACCcaaaaatgaaagggaaagggaacaaaTGAGGCCGTGGGGGTGTGtggtaaaaataaatgtatttggtCAGcgtgggaaaaaaagaatctggGTTGTGAGTGGGTGAAGGAGACAAAGGGGATTAGGGCTGCAGGTatgagggtggcagaggggaTCACAGAGCCTGGGGCTGGTCTGTGGGGGGGGTGACCTGAAAACAAGGACTGTGTCCTCCAGGAGCCCCTGGGCCAGCACTGGGGCTTGGTCCTGGGGGGTTACAAAGGCAGTCAAGTCACCCCTGGGCTCTAAAGCTCTCACTGAGGTTTGATTTGGGGGTTTAGAGGTGGGACATGGCGAGGTGAGGCTTTGCATCAAACTCCTGCTGACCGTGGGAGTGGGCGAAGGCAGGAGGGGGGACATGGGCAGGGAGCAACCCCAGAGACCCCTAATTCTGAGTAAAACCAGCCAGGAGGCACTGAAAGGAGCCTTGCAAGAGTCCAAGCCAGTCTTTTCATTACTCAAGGGCTTTTAAGCCAAACAGAAGGAATGTAAAGCTCCACAGGAGCCCAAGAGCATccaggctggagggggaggACATTGGGATCGGCATCTTCACTGATTTAATGCTCTGCTTGGgggagaaaagtctttctgccTATGGATCTGCCCAGGGCTGATCTCAGCCAGGACTCTAGAGGCCACTGTAATATTAATAATGGCACAGATTGAATTGGAATTAAAATGCAGAGTCGAGGAGACTCATCAGCCCCCAGAGGAGCTGAATCACCTGAAGCAACTGAGAGATGAGGAAACCGGAACGTGACTCGGGATATTTCACAAACGTTGGGAGAACAAAAATCCTTGTGAAACTTGGATCCACGAGCCATTCCAGCCCAGGTCACGTGGATGGGGAGAAACCTGTTCATCCTTTCTGTCGGCGACAGAGGCCCCTGAGCGTGGCCTGGCGGGGAGGACACTCGTGGGAGACCCTGACAGGACCATATTGACCCCTCGGCTGGTCTCTGAGCCCTCACATCTCCTGCAAAGCTCCTGCTCTTCAGGAGAGGCTTCCCTGAGTCCCCTGACAATATTTTGAGTGGATGGTGGCTTTTTTGGGGGTAATTTGTTGGGTTTATGGAAGGAATTGCCTTTGGGACGTTGCAAGGACAGCCTGTGGGGGTGTGTGGCCACCTCTAAACCCTCCACCCCAGGAAGGTGCCCTTGCACCTGTTCctgcttcttttccttattCAGGTGGTGCTGCAGGAGAAATCTCCCCCATtagtgctgggaagcagctgatTCCGTGATGTGTCACGTCCTGGGGGCTGATGGAGCTGAGGGAGGCTCTCACCTGGGTTAGGTGAGGTGCCAGGAGCCTCCGAGGACACGGTGCTGTGTCACTGGCTCCAGATCCCTGCTTTGCTCCAGAAATCCTCCCTGGTGattcctctcccagccccaccaggCCTTATCTAACCAGGACTTCGGGGCCTTTCACCCTGTTAGAGCCATTCCCGAATTCTCTCCCTGACTTTTTTCCCAGGGCTTTTTTTTGGAGGTTTGTGGTGCAAGTCCAGCTGTTCCCGTTGCCTCATGGGTGGATGAAATGAAGTGCCAGGCAGACCCTCTCATTTTTACTTCTCTgatgaaatgtgttttttttttccatgactATATTGCTATTTAATTACTG contains these protein-coding regions:
- the LOC135404106 gene encoding sericin-1-like, which encodes MSLPSRSPRMCSRQDKDQCHQQERSSCHSSEGCHRSSGSGCHGSSGGSGCHRSSGSGCHGSSGGSGCHRSSGSGCHGSSGGSGCHGSSGGSGCHRSSGSGCQGSSGSGCHRSSGGSCHGSSGSGCHGSSGGSGCHRSSGGSCHGSSGSGCHGSSGSGCHGSSGSGCHGSSGGSCHGNTQECQQQIYQVSSKMK